A single genomic interval of Candidatus Methylomirabilis lanthanidiphila harbors:
- a CDS encoding Sulfatase — HGEEFFEHGNDSHGRSTYEEVLRVPFVVYWRDKVPSGAMYDGMVRLIDVMPTIPALLGMKPPDEIQGRSFAAQLVKPTAPEPERKLFAQVVQDTFALEMVRDGRYKLIRHLRGPHRGLEELYDLNQDPLERTNLALKARAEVAVLKRELEVFNTSLSQTAGRIGAEQVQTLDRDTERALRSLGYIK, encoded by the coding sequence CACGGCGAGGAATTTTTCGAGCATGGGAACGACAGCCATGGCCGCTCAACCTATGAGGAAGTCCTCCGGGTCCCCTTCGTTGTGTATTGGCGGGATAAGGTCCCTTCGGGAGCGATGTACGACGGGATGGTCAGGCTCATTGATGTTATGCCGACGATCCCCGCTCTCCTGGGGATGAAACCGCCGGATGAGATCCAGGGGAGAAGCTTTGCAGCGCAACTCGTCAAGCCGACCGCCCCCGAGCCGGAGCGAAAGCTCTTCGCCCAAGTTGTCCAGGACACCTTTGCATTGGAGATGGTTCGGGACGGTCGCTATAAACTCATTCGGCACCTTCGCGGCCCCCACCGGGGTCTTGAAGAGCTCTATGACTTGAACCAGGACCCCCTTGAGAGAACCAACCTTGCGCTGAAAGCCCGAGCAGAGGTGGCTGTCTTGAAGCGAGAACTTGAGGTCTTTAACACATCGTTAAGCCAGACTGCAGGCCGAATCGGGGCGGAGCAGGTCCAGACGCTGGATCGGGATACGGAAAGGGCTCTGCGATCGCTCGGATATATCAAGTAG
- a CDS encoding adenylylsulfate kinase has translation MADTVNRGFVVWFTGLPSSGKSTLAGLLAQELPLRGLPVEILDGDEVRQRLTKGLGFSKEDRDENIRRIAFVAKLLSRNNVCAITAAISPYRSVRDEARRDMGRFVEVYVKCPLETCIARDVKGLYRRALAGEIQNFTGISDPYEEPLNPEVVVETDQESTEASLGRIVRRLDELGYLTLGQPQETTHVPIPTYLVQKIKTRLDGDSRKNPSTYVVEVLSGLLGEEQPVTMTGERKALIEARLKALGYLE, from the coding sequence ATGGCGGACACAGTGAACAGAGGTTTCGTAGTCTGGTTTACGGGGTTACCGAGCTCTGGAAAGAGCACCCTGGCGGGGCTGTTAGCGCAGGAGCTTCCTCTTCGGGGTCTGCCGGTGGAGATCTTGGACGGCGATGAAGTCCGTCAGCGTTTGACCAAGGGTCTTGGCTTCTCCAAGGAGGATCGGGACGAGAACATCCGTCGGATCGCCTTTGTCGCAAAGCTCCTTTCGCGCAACAACGTGTGCGCTATTACAGCAGCGATTTCGCCTTATCGGTCGGTACGCGATGAAGCAAGGAGGGACATGGGTCGGTTCGTGGAAGTCTATGTGAAATGTCCCCTGGAGACCTGTATCGCCAGAGACGTGAAGGGCCTCTATCGTCGGGCTCTGGCCGGAGAGATCCAGAACTTCACCGGGATCTCGGATCCCTATGAAGAGCCATTAAACCCAGAGGTGGTGGTCGAAACCGATCAAGAAAGCACTGAGGCCAGTCTCGGAAGAATCGTAAGGAGGTTAGACGAATTAGGCTATCTCACGCTCGGTCAGCCCCAGGAGACAACCCATGTCCCGATCCCGACCTATCTCGTTCAGAAGATTAAGACGAGGCTCGATGGAGACTCTCGGAAGAATCCCTCTACCTACGTTGTCGAGGTGCTCAGCGGGCTCCTCGGCGAGGAGCAACCTGTTACCATGACGGGAGAACGGAAAGCCCTCATAGAGGCTCGCCTGAAGGCATTGGGATACCTGGAATAG